In Beutenbergia cavernae DSM 12333, the DNA window CTCCCGGCGGACGAGGGGGACGTCGTCGGTGATCCGCGCGAGCGCCGCGTTGACGGCCGGCTCCGGGTCGCCGTCGAACACCGGCAGGGCGCTGGCGATCGCCTCGAGCATGCGTGCGCGCGGCGCCGCCTCCATGGGCAGGCGCACGAGGCGTCCGAGGCGCACGTTCCCGGACAGCTTCCGCGCCAGCTCCGGGTCGGCGGCGAGCACCCGCCCGAGCGGAGTGGCTGCCGCGTGGGCGGCCACGGCGTCGGTGAGCGTCGCCAGCCGCGCCTGCCACGCGCCGTCGGTCGACTCGGTCACGAGCCCCGCGGCGCGGAGCGCGCCGATCGCCCGGACGGCGTCGCGCTCGCGCACGCCCAGCCGCGCGGCGAGCTCGAGGGTCGACGCCGGCCCTCCGGTCGCGAGGGAGGCGAGGGCGGCGAGCCGCCGCGGGTCGGCGAGGGTGGACAGCAGCTCCACGGGATCGTCCATCCGACCAGTCTCGCCCGCCGGCTGCTTCCCGCACGAGGGCATTCGCGACGCCGGCACGTCTCGGCATACGAGAGGATGGCCGCGTGGAGTGCGTGCGATGAAGGCGTTGTACAAGCCGGCGGCCGGACCGGGTCTCGAGCTCGTGGAGCGGCCGGAGCCGGAGGCGGGGCCGGACGAGGTCAAGATCCGAGTGCTGCGCACCGGCATCTGCGGCACCGACCTGCACATCGAGTCCTGGGACGCGTGGGCGGCGTCGGCGGTCGCGGCGCCCCTGATCCCGGGGCACGAGCTCTACGGCGAGGTCGTCGCCGTCGGCGACGCCGTGCACGAGGTCCGCGTGGGGGACCGGGTGTCCGGCGAGGGGCACATCGTGTGCGGCATCTGCCGCAACTGCCGGGCCGGACGCCGGCAGATGTGCATCCGGACGAAGGGTCTCGGGGTGCAGCGCGACGGCGCGTTCGCCGAGTACGTGGTCCTGCCCGAGAGCAACGTGTGGGTCCACCACGGCGGCATCGACCCCGACGTGGGCGCGATCTTCGACCCGTTCGGGAACGCGGTGCACACGGCGTTGCGGTTCGGCGTCGTCGGCGAGGACGTGCTGGTCACCGGGAGCGGCCCCATCGGGCTGATGGCGATCGCCGTCGCCCGGCACGTGGGCGCACGCTTCGTGGTCGCGACCGACGTGAGCCCCCACCGGCTGGACCTCGCCCTCGGGATGGGCGCGGACCACGTGGTCGACGTCCGCACCGAACGCGTCCACTCGGCCCAGGAGGCGCTCGGGATGCGCGAGGGCTTCGACGTCGGGTTCGAGATGAGCGGTGCCCCGAGCGCGTTGCCGGAGATGATCGAGAACATGACGCACGGCGCCTCGATCGCCATGCTCGGCCTCCCCGCCGGGCAGATCTCGGTGGACTGGGGTGCCGTCGTGACGCGCATGATCACGATCTCGGGCATCTACGGGCGCCAGATGTTCGAGACGTGGTTCGCCATGGACGCGATGCTGGCTACCAGCGAGGTGCTCCGCGAGCGGGTCGCGTCGGTCATCACCGACCGCTTCGCGGCGGGGGACTGGGAGCTCGGGTTCGCCGCGGCGGCGTCGGCCGACCGCGGCAAGGTCATCCTCGACTGGACGGAGGTCTGAGCGTGTACGGAACGTTCGCGCAGCACGTGCAGGGACAGCTGGACGAGATCGCCGAGGCCGGGCTCACGAAACGTGAGCGCGCGATCGTCGGCCCCCAGTCGACGGAGGTGATGGCCGACGGCGCCCGCGTGCTCAACTTCTGCGCGAACAACTACCTCGGGCTCGCCGACGACCCTCGGCTGCTCGCCGCGGCCCATGCCGCCCTTGACGAGTGGGGGTACGGCCTCGCGTCCGTCCGGTTCATCTGCGGGACGCAGGAGCTGCACCTCGAGCTCGAGCGGCGGGTGTCGACGTTCCTCGGCACGGACGCCACCATCCTGTTCTCGTCCTGCTTCGACGCCAACGGCGGCGTGTTCGAGGCGCTGTTCTCAGCGGAGGACGCGATCATCTCGGACGCGCTGAACCACGCGTCCCTCATCGACGGCATCCGCCTGTGCAAGGCGCGGCGCTTGCGGTATGCGAACCGCGACATGGCCGATCTCGAGGCGCAGCTCGTGGCCGCGGCCGACGCCCGCTTCCGGATCATCGTCACGGACGGCGTGTTCTCGATGGACGGCTACTTCGCGCCGCTCGACGAGATCTGCGACCTGGCCGAGGCCCACGACGCGCTCGTCCTCGTGGACGACTCGCACGCCGTCGGGTTCGTGGGCGAGCACGGCCGAGGCACGCCGGAGCGTTTCGGCGTCGCCGACCGGGTCGACCTGTACACCGGCACGTTCGGCAAGGCGCTGGGCGGAGCCTCCGGCGGCTACGTGAGCGGGCGCGCGGAGATCGTCGAGCTGCTCCGACAGCGCGCTCGCCCGTACCTCTTCTCGAACACGATCGCGCCGCCCATCGTGGCGGGCACGCTCGCCGCGCTCGACATCGTCGAAGGAGCGGGCAGCGAGCGCGCGCACCTGAAGGACAACGCCGCCCTGTTCCGCCGGCTCATGACCGAGGCCGGGTTCGAGCTGCTCGAGGGCGAGCACCCCATCGTCCCGGTGATGTTCGGCGACGCGCGCGTCACCGCCGAGATCGCCGCGCACATGCAGTCTCACGGTGTCTATGTCACGGCGTTCTCCTTCCCTGTCGTGCCTCGCGGCGCGGCGCGCATCCGCGTCCAGCTCTCGGCGGTGCACACGCCGGGCGAGATCGCGGCGTGCGTCGACGCGTTCGTGGCGGCGCGCGCGGCCGTCCAGCCCGCCGCGTAGCGCCTCCCAGCTGGCGAGGCGCGGGGTCCGCGCCGACGCGACCGGGGGAGAGCCGCGCCGGCGCGGAGTCTCACCGGCTCGCGCGTGCCTACACCGCGAACATCCGGATCGCGGAGGTCTCCGCCTCGCTGTACTGCCGCGCCGCCGTGTCGAGCGCGAGCGTGATCTGCTCGAGCGAGGCCTCGACCTGCGCCTGGGTGCCGCGCCACTGCGCCATGAGCGCCGTGAAGCTGCTCGCCGCGCTCCCGTGCCAGCTCGCCTCCAGCGTGGCCAGGTGGCGCATCATCGCGGCGACCTCCGTGGCGATGACCGCCCCCGACGCTCGCGCGGACGCCCCCGCCTCGGCCACAGCTGCGGCGTCGACCTCGAACCGTGTCATGGAACCGACCTCCCACCATCCGCCCGCGGTCTGCGGGCTCCTGTGGCGAGGTTAGGTCGGCCGCTCAGCGGGGCGGTGGCCGGCTGAGGGTTCCTTCACCCGAGTCGGGATCAGCGTGATCTGGGGACAAGCGGCGGGGGCGGGGCGCCTCCGCGGGAGAGGTCGCACCCTCGCCCGCGGGCTCGCCCTCAGCCGCGCCCTCGGACGGCTCGTCCGGCGGCAGCGCGCGCAGCTCCGACTGCAGCCGGGACAGCTCGGCCGTGACGTTCTCGCGGGCCGGCTCCTCCCAGCCCTGCGCCATCGGGCTCGAGAACAGGGACGGCCTCGCGAGCAGCTTCGTCAGGATGGCGATCCGGTGCGTGAGGTAGTCCCGGACCGGGATGTGGGCGTACTCCTCGCGCACGGCCTTGCGGTAGGCCGCGTACTTCTGCGGCTCGACGGCCAGCGTCGCGAGGTCGGCGTCGTTGAGCGCCTGGGCGTCGATGTCGCGGATGTCAGCGGAGTGCCGGTCGACCCCGGAGACCAGCCGGGCGATGCGCTCGACGACGTCGTCGGCCACCCCGAGGTCGGTCAGCTCGCGCCGGGCTCGCTCCGCGCTCGCCACCGGGTCCTCGCCCCCGCGGTGCTTGTACGCCACGTGCGACCCGGCACTGAAGACCACGCCGTGGTACCAGCCGGCCACGCGGACGACGTCGGGGGCGTGCGTCTCCTGCGCGAGCTCGTCGATGCGCGCGAGCACGTCCACGAGGTGCTTGAGGTTGTGGTGGAACCGCCCGGGTTCGCTCCAGCTCGCGACGAGCGTGGTGCCGACCTCGTCGATCTCCTCGG includes these proteins:
- a CDS encoding glycine C-acetyltransferase translates to MYGTFAQHVQGQLDEIAEAGLTKRERAIVGPQSTEVMADGARVLNFCANNYLGLADDPRLLAAAHAALDEWGYGLASVRFICGTQELHLELERRVSTFLGTDATILFSSCFDANGGVFEALFSAEDAIISDALNHASLIDGIRLCKARRLRYANRDMADLEAQLVAAADARFRIIVTDGVFSMDGYFAPLDEICDLAEAHDALVLVDDSHAVGFVGEHGRGTPERFGVADRVDLYTGTFGKALGGASGGYVSGRAEIVELLRQRARPYLFSNTIAPPIVAGTLAALDIVEGAGSERAHLKDNAALFRRLMTEAGFELLEGEHPIVPVMFGDARVTAEIAAHMQSHGVYVTAFSFPVVPRGAARIRVQLSAVHTPGEIAACVDAFVAARAAVQPAA
- a CDS encoding HD domain-containing protein, whose translation is MAHDLTSTTGPEHDMGVIDAPQWLPAAWARSARAIGATASAEEIDEVGTTLVASWSEPGRFHHNLKHLVDVLARIDELAQETHAPDVVRVAGWYHGVVFSAGSHVAYKHRGGEDPVASAERARRELTDLGVADDVVERIARLVSGVDRHSADIRDIDAQALNDADLATLAVEPQKYAAYRKAVREEYAHIPVRDYLTHRIAILTKLLARPSLFSSPMAQGWEEPARENVTAELSRLQSELRALPPDEPSEGAAEGEPAGEGATSPAEAPRPRRLSPDHADPDSGEGTLSRPPPR
- a CDS encoding DUF2087 domain-containing protein, with the protein product MDDPVELLSTLADPRRLAALASLATGGPASTLELAARLGVRERDAVRAIGALRAAGLVTESTDGAWQARLATLTDAVAAHAAATPLGRVLAADPELARKLSGNVRLGRLVRLPMEAAPRARMLEAIASALPVFDGDPEPAVNAALARITDDVPLVRRELVEAGHLVRTADGSSYSTPLATGWTAGR
- the tdh gene encoding L-threonine 3-dehydrogenase: MKALYKPAAGPGLELVERPEPEAGPDEVKIRVLRTGICGTDLHIESWDAWAASAVAAPLIPGHELYGEVVAVGDAVHEVRVGDRVSGEGHIVCGICRNCRAGRRQMCIRTKGLGVQRDGAFAEYVVLPESNVWVHHGGIDPDVGAIFDPFGNAVHTALRFGVVGEDVLVTGSGPIGLMAIAVARHVGARFVVATDVSPHRLDLALGMGADHVVDVRTERVHSAQEALGMREGFDVGFEMSGAPSALPEMIENMTHGASIAMLGLPAGQISVDWGAVVTRMITISGIYGRQMFETWFAMDAMLATSEVLRERVASVITDRFAAGDWELGFAAAASADRGKVILDWTEV
- a CDS encoding WXG100 family type VII secretion target, producing the protein MTRFEVDAAAVAEAGASARASGAVIATEVAAMMRHLATLEASWHGSAASSFTALMAQWRGTQAQVEASLEQITLALDTAARQYSEAETSAIRMFAV